The genomic segment TCCTGCCCTCTTCCATCGATCCGGTATCGAGCCTGACCGTGTGGGATGCCTCCTCCAGCCACCTCACCCTGTTCATCATGCTCTTCGTCACCGCGATCTTCGTGCCGCTGATCGTGGCCTATACGAGCTGGGTCTATGCGGTGCTGTGGGGCAAGGTCGACGAGAAGGCCATCCGCGACGACTCCGGACACGCCTACTGAACGAAAGGAGATATCTCATGTGGTATTTCGCATGGATGCTCGGCCTGCCGCTCGCCGCGGCCTTCGCCGTGCTGAACGCCATGTGGTACGAGCTCATGGCCGACGAGGTCAGGGCGCGCCACGCCTCCGCGCCGTCGCCTGCAAGCCAGGCCGGCAAGGAACTGGGCTGACGCGCCCGCCGCTTCGTCGCCTGCGGGCCTCGCCGCGTGTCAGGCCCGCAGGTAACCGTACGCGTCCGTCAGGTTGGAGCGGACGAAATCCTCCATCCGCCGGATCATGTCCGGGGGAAAGCTTTCCAGATAGCCGCCGACCTTGCCCGACCGGACCTTGAAACTGTCGGGATTGCCGGGGTCCCTCGGGCGCAGCCGGCTGCTCTTGTAGTAGCCGGATGCCTCCTTCTCCTTGAGCTGTTCGAAGGCGGTGAACGCGACAGCCTCGCAAAGCTCGTCCTCGGATGCCTCCAAGCCCAGAAAGCTCATGAGGCGGCCCAGCGTCTCGACGGGCCTGGCGTGGAAGTCCTCGTAGCGCAGCAAGAGGAAACGGTCGATGGACTGGCGGGCCTGGTGCCAGGCATTCAGGAAGGACACGATGGAGGCCAACCCGCCATTGGGCTTCCAGACGAAGTCGTCGAGCTCGTGGCCGTATGAGAAATGATGTCCCCTGAACCTTGCGTGATAATAGCGCGACACCACGACATCGAGCGGGTTCCTCGCCAGAAAGACGGTCTTCTTCGAGGCGTATCTCGTCCTGTCGTGGCCAAACTCCTCCGGCTTGCGCGAGGCGTCGCCGTCATGGGTGAAGAGGATCCTGGGGATTTCCGCATTCCTGCGGTGAAAATCGTCGAATTCGAGGAGGAGGCCATCGGGCAGGCCGTAGCGCCGCTGATAGACCCTGGAGATCATGGCGCGCACCCAGGTGCGCCCGCTCTTGGGATAGGACACGAACACCGCGTCCGCCCTCATGAACCGCCACGCCTCGCGCACCGCGCGTATCCCCTCGCGTCCGAACCGGTTGGGGCGGATCCTGAAACGGGGTCCGCCGTCGAACCGTGTCGGCAACCGGTCGTCGGTGAGGGTTTCGTTCGTCATCGATCTGGGTCCTGGCGGAAAGGGGGTGAAACCGGCATACGCGGACCCGCG from the Kaustia mangrovi genome contains:
- a CDS encoding sulfotransferase domain-containing protein; the protein is MTNETLTDDRLPTRFDGGPRFRIRPNRFGREGIRAVREAWRFMRADAVFVSYPKSGRTWVRAMISRVYQRRYGLPDGLLLEFDDFHRRNAEIPRILFTHDGDASRKPEEFGHDRTRYASKKTVFLARNPLDVVVSRYYHARFRGHHFSYGHELDDFVWKPNGGLASIVSFLNAWHQARQSIDRFLLLRYEDFHARPVETLGRLMSFLGLEASEDELCEAVAFTAFEQLKEKEASGYYKSSRLRPRDPGNPDSFKVRSGKVGGYLESFPPDMIRRMEDFVRSNLTDAYGYLRA
- the cydX gene encoding cytochrome bd-I oxidase subunit CydX; translated protein: MWYFAWMLGLPLAAAFAVLNAMWYELMADEVRARHASAPSPASQAGKELG